In one Chitinophaga sancti genomic region, the following are encoded:
- a CDS encoding DUF1501 domain-containing protein: MKRRDFLKNTVSAAILPTFMNGFAVKAFGSSSLLSALESASADNDHVLVMIQLVGGNDGLNMVVPIDLYDKYQAIRPNIAIPQGKLLPLVNNIKTGIHPVMTGVQQLYEQGKVCIIQSVGYPSPNYSHFRATDIWVSGSDANEIVETGWGGRYLDTQYPNYPDGYPNDDNPDPLAIQIGSIVSPAFQGANTNTGIAISSATDFYNLLDDVVDPVPNTHAGVELAYVRLIARQTNKFSDAIKKAAQNVTSQSEYPDTQLGRQLKIVARLVAGGLKTRMYMVSMGFFDTHASQTQGGDNTTGYHAELLKELSEGIKAFMDDLTKLKASRRVVGMTFSEFGRRIKSNSSMGTDHGAAAPMIVFGDYVQQGVLGTSPDIPDSGSVADNTPMQYDFRSVYASLLEQWFCVDNTTLQSILFKDYQRLPIVSGIACGTITGIDDVNNGSKGLITNYPNPFVDATTLKYKTRGGHTMIQIFDTMGRLVGVPVNNMMAGGEYTAVFDSKKLAAGIYYARLQNGVYQEVRSMLKVKV, translated from the coding sequence ATGAAACGTAGAGATTTTCTTAAAAATACCGTGTCGGCTGCTATCCTGCCAACCTTTATGAACGGGTTTGCCGTGAAAGCTTTCGGCTCATCTTCATTATTGTCGGCACTGGAAAGTGCTTCTGCGGACAACGATCACGTACTGGTGATGATCCAGCTGGTCGGTGGGAACGATGGCCTGAACATGGTCGTGCCTATCGATCTCTATGATAAGTACCAGGCAATTCGTCCGAATATCGCTATCCCACAGGGGAAATTATTGCCCCTGGTAAATAATATCAAAACAGGGATTCACCCTGTGATGACAGGGGTACAGCAATTATATGAGCAAGGTAAGGTCTGCATTATCCAGAGCGTAGGCTATCCTTCTCCTAACTACTCTCACTTCCGCGCTACGGATATCTGGGTATCAGGTTCTGATGCCAACGAGATTGTGGAAACCGGGTGGGGAGGACGTTATCTTGATACGCAATATCCAAATTACCCTGATGGATATCCGAATGATGATAATCCGGATCCGCTGGCTATCCAGATTGGTTCTATTGTGTCTCCTGCATTCCAGGGTGCGAATACCAATACCGGGATCGCGATTTCCAGTGCTACAGACTTTTACAACCTGCTGGATGATGTCGTAGATCCTGTGCCGAATACCCATGCAGGGGTGGAACTGGCCTATGTTCGACTGATAGCCAGGCAAACCAATAAATTCTCTGATGCGATCAAGAAAGCTGCACAGAATGTAACTTCTCAGAGTGAATATCCGGATACTCAACTGGGCAGACAACTGAAGATTGTTGCAAGACTCGTAGCTGGGGGCCTGAAGACGAGAATGTATATGGTGAGCATGGGTTTCTTTGATACCCACGCCAGCCAGACACAGGGCGGAGATAATACCACCGGATATCATGCTGAACTGCTGAAAGAACTCTCAGAAGGGATCAAGGCATTTATGGATGACCTGACTAAACTGAAAGCTTCCCGCAGAGTGGTGGGGATGACTTTCTCTGAATTTGGTCGCCGTATTAAATCTAACAGTAGTATGGGTACTGACCATGGTGCTGCTGCGCCGATGATCGTATTTGGAGATTATGTACAGCAGGGCGTGCTTGGTACTTCGCCAGATATTCCGGATAGCGGGTCTGTAGCGGATAATACCCCGATGCAGTATGATTTCCGATCTGTATATGCGAGTTTGCTGGAACAGTGGTTCTGTGTGGATAACACGACTTTGCAATCTATTTTGTTCAAGGATTACCAGCGTTTGCCGATTGTGAGTGGGATTGCCTGCGGAACGATTACTGGCATTGATGATGTGAATAATGGTAGTAAGGGATTGATCACGAACTATCCGAATCCATTTGTAGATGCGACCACACTGAAATATAAGACGCGTGGCGGGCATACGATGATCCAGATCTTTGATACCATGGGGCGCCTGGTAGGGGTGCCTGTGAATAATATGATGGCAGGCGGGGAGTATACAGCGGTGTTTGATAGTAAGAAGCTGGCGGCGGGGATTTATTATGCCCGATTGCAGAATGGGGTGTACCAGGAGGTAAGATCTATGCTGAAAGTGAAAGTGTAA
- a CDS encoding DUF1800 domain-containing protein, producing the protein MDRRQFLSLSAKPQPAVKATTTGSRTDSGISAYTGIFDTAQAVHLLKRTMFGATPEDIAWVKSLGMDQAIEALLTTVTAVTSQPVNIYGADEHGILPGESWVNSPPPSSDDEDGKRWNSYKAWWIGVMINQSRSIQEKMVLFWHNHFVTEMDMTHDSRYIYKYNTTLRANATGNFKALTKAITLDPAMLRYLNGYLNSKAGADENYARELHELFTVGKGPNSHYTEEDVRATARVLTGFRINANTVTTYFESTEHDIENKEFSDFYSNKKITGKTGQDGATELDDLLNIIFAQPECAKFIVRKLYRWFVYYLIDDAVEANVITPLADIFRNNNYELLPVLRALFKSEHFFDPLNMSALIKSPIDHNVGLVREFGVTFPTAYMDAYDSWDRLRSHAASMLQDIGEPPQVAGWVPYYQEPQYHEMWINTDTLPKRNQLTDAMVSEGGYGGVAIDVMAFAKRLSNPSDPVQLITDSVAVLYRIDVSDTFKAWLKNTILLSGQNPNSDYYWTDAWNAWAAYPTDTALRTVVESRLRTLYKYMMNLSEYQLS; encoded by the coding sequence ATGGATCGCAGACAATTCCTTTCGCTATCAGCAAAGCCACAGCCAGCAGTGAAAGCGACTACCACCGGTTCGCGTACGGATTCAGGTATTTCCGCATACACCGGCATTTTCGATACCGCTCAGGCAGTGCACCTGCTCAAACGTACGATGTTTGGCGCCACGCCTGAAGATATTGCATGGGTGAAAAGTCTCGGCATGGATCAGGCCATAGAAGCCCTGCTTACCACCGTTACCGCCGTTACTTCCCAGCCTGTAAACATCTATGGTGCGGATGAACATGGCATTTTACCCGGTGAATCCTGGGTGAACTCACCTCCACCTTCCTCTGACGATGAAGATGGTAAACGCTGGAATTCCTACAAAGCATGGTGGATCGGTGTGATGATCAACCAAAGCCGTAGTATCCAGGAAAAGATGGTCCTCTTCTGGCATAACCACTTCGTTACTGAAATGGACATGACCCACGACTCCCGCTACATCTACAAGTATAACACCACCCTGCGAGCCAACGCTACCGGCAATTTCAAAGCACTCACGAAAGCAATTACCCTCGATCCTGCCATGCTGAGATATCTGAACGGATACCTCAACTCCAAAGCAGGTGCGGATGAAAACTATGCCCGTGAACTGCATGAACTCTTCACCGTAGGTAAGGGTCCTAATAGCCATTACACCGAAGAAGATGTGCGTGCTACTGCCCGTGTACTCACTGGTTTCCGTATCAATGCGAATACCGTCACTACTTACTTTGAGAGTACTGAGCACGATATTGAAAACAAAGAATTTTCCGACTTCTACAGCAATAAAAAGATCACCGGCAAAACAGGGCAGGATGGAGCTACCGAACTCGATGACCTTCTGAACATTATTTTTGCGCAGCCTGAATGTGCGAAGTTTATTGTGCGCAAACTCTATCGCTGGTTTGTATACTACCTCATCGATGATGCGGTAGAAGCAAACGTGATCACCCCACTGGCAGACATTTTCAGAAATAATAACTATGAACTGCTGCCGGTACTGAGAGCGCTCTTTAAGAGTGAGCACTTCTTCGATCCGCTGAATATGTCAGCACTCATCAAAAGCCCTATCGATCATAACGTAGGTTTGGTGCGCGAATTTGGCGTGACCTTTCCTACTGCGTATATGGATGCCTATGACTCCTGGGATAGACTCCGCTCTCATGCAGCCAGCATGCTGCAGGATATTGGCGAACCACCACAGGTAGCAGGCTGGGTGCCTTACTACCAGGAACCCCAGTACCATGAGATGTGGATCAACACTGATACCCTGCCAAAACGTAACCAGCTCACCGATGCCATGGTGAGCGAAGGTGGTTATGGTGGTGTAGCGATCGATGTAATGGCCTTTGCAAAAAGATTGTCCAATCCTTCCGATCCTGTGCAGTTAATTACTGATTCTGTGGCAGTACTTTATCGCATCGATGTTTCTGACACCTTTAAGGCATGGCTGAAAAACACCATCCTGCTCAGTGGCCAGAATCCTAACAGCGATTACTACTGGACAGATGCCTGGAATGCCTGGGCAGCCTATCCTACCGATACTGCATTGCGCACAGTCGTAGAAAGTCGCCTGCGTACTTTGTACAAATACATGATGAACCTATCCGAATATCAACTATCCTGA